Proteins co-encoded in one Campylobacter jejuni genomic window:
- the argS gene encoding arginine--tRNA ligase translates to MKSIIFNEIKKILECDFALENPKDKNLAHFATPLAFSLAKELKKSPMLIASDLASKFQNHDCFESVEAVNGYLNFRISKTFLNELANQALTNPNDFAKGEKKQESFLLEYVSANPTGPLHIGHARGAVFGDTLTRLARHLGYKFDTEYYVNDAGNQIYLLGLSILLSVKENTLHENVEYPEQYYKGEYIADLAKEAFEKFGKEFFSEENIPSLADWAKDKMLVLIKQNLEQAKIKIDSYVSERSYYDALNATLESLKEHKGIYEQEGKIWLASSQKGDEKDRVIIREDGRGTYLAADIVYHKDKMSRGYGKCINIWGADHHGYIPRMKAAMEFLGFDSNNLEIILAQMVSLLKDGEPYKMSKRAGNFILMSDVVDEIGSDALRYIFLSKKCDTHLEFDISDLQKEDSSNPVYYINYAHARIHQVFAKAGKKIDDVMKADLQSLNQDGVNLLFEALNLKAILNDAFEARALQKIPDYLKNLAANFHKFYNENKVVGSANENDLLKLFSLVALGIKTAFSLMGIEAKNKMEH, encoded by the coding sequence TTGAAAAGTATTATTTTTAATGAAATTAAAAAGATTTTAGAGTGTGATTTTGCACTTGAAAATCCAAAGGATAAAAATTTAGCACATTTTGCTACCCCTTTGGCTTTTTCACTGGCTAAGGAGTTAAAAAAATCTCCTATGTTGATCGCTAGTGACTTAGCGAGCAAATTTCAAAATCATGATTGTTTTGAATCAGTTGAAGCTGTAAATGGGTATTTAAATTTTAGAATTTCCAAAACTTTTTTAAATGAACTTGCAAATCAGGCTTTAACAAATCCAAATGATTTTGCTAAAGGAGAAAAAAAACAAGAAAGTTTTTTGCTTGAATATGTGAGTGCAAATCCTACTGGGCCTTTACACATAGGACATGCAAGAGGTGCTGTTTTTGGAGACACCTTAACAAGACTTGCAAGACATTTGGGTTATAAATTCGATACAGAATACTATGTTAATGATGCGGGTAATCAAATTTATTTACTAGGGCTTTCTATTTTACTAAGTGTGAAAGAAAATACACTTCATGAAAATGTTGAATATCCAGAGCAATATTACAAAGGCGAGTATATAGCGGATTTGGCAAAAGAAGCTTTTGAAAAATTTGGTAAAGAATTTTTTAGCGAAGAAAATATCCCTAGTTTGGCTGATTGGGCAAAAGATAAAATGCTTGTTTTGATTAAACAAAATTTAGAACAAGCAAAGATTAAAATTGACAGCTATGTAAGCGAAAGATCGTATTATGATGCTTTAAATGCAACTTTAGAATCTTTAAAAGAGCATAAAGGAATTTACGAGCAAGAAGGTAAAATTTGGCTTGCTTCTTCGCAAAAAGGCGATGAAAAAGATAGGGTAATTATCCGTGAAGATGGACGCGGGACTTATTTGGCAGCAGATATTGTTTATCATAAAGATAAAATGAGTCGTGGTTATGGAAAGTGTATTAATATTTGGGGAGCAGATCATCATGGTTATATCCCTAGAATGAAAGCTGCGATGGAGTTTTTGGGATTTGACTCTAATAATCTTGAGATTATTTTAGCACAAATGGTTTCCTTGCTTAAAGATGGAGAGCCTTATAAAATGAGCAAAAGAGCAGGAAATTTTATCTTGATGAGCGATGTAGTTGATGAGATAGGAAGTGATGCTTTGCGTTATATCTTTTTGAGTAAAAAATGCGATACTCATTTGGAATTTGATATTAGTGATTTGCAAAAAGAAGATAGCTCTAATCCTGTATACTATATCAACTATGCACACGCTAGAATTCATCAAGTGTTTGCTAAAGCTGGTAAAAAAATCGATGATGTAATGAAAGCTGATTTGCAAAGTTTAAATCAAGATGGCGTAAATTTGCTTTTTGAAGCTTTGAATTTAAAGGCTATTTTAAACGATGCTTTTGAGGCTAGAGCTTTGCAAAAAATTCCTGATTATCTTAAAAATTTAGCTGCAAATTTTCATAAATTCTACAATGAAAATAAAGTTGTAGGCTCTGCAAATGAAAATGATTTGCTTAAATTATTTTCTTTGGTTGCTCTTGGTATTAAAACCGCATTTTCTTTAATGGGTATTGAAGCAAAAAACAAAATGGAACATTAA
- the tatA gene encoding twin-arginine translocase TatA/TatE family subunit — MGGWSSPSHWLIILLIVVLLFGAKKIPELAKGLGKGIKTFKDEMNNDDEVAKNTQKIEENKNTTNNTNTDASIDETKKA; from the coding sequence ATGGGTGGTTGGTCAAGTCCAAGTCATTGGTTGATTATTTTATTGATTGTTGTATTGCTTTTTGGAGCAAAAAAAATTCCAGAACTTGCAAAGGGTTTAGGTAAAGGTATTAAAACTTTTAAAGATGAAATGAATAATGATGATGAAGTAGCAAAAAATACTCAAAAAATAGAAGAAAATAAAAACACAACTAATAATACAAATACTGATGCAAGTATAGACGAAACAAAAAAAGCTTAA
- the gmk gene encoding guanylate kinase — MKLQGFVLLISGPSGAGKSTLLKKLFDEFEDELYFSISSTTRKPREGEKNGIHYHFISHEEFQKGIDSDHFLEWARVHENFYGTSLKHTQNALDNGKIVVFDIDVQGFKIARKKMADKIVSVFITTKNKDELKKRLIKRNTDTIIQLEKRLQNASDEMKELSEYDYLIINNELKQSYEALRAILIAHKFRTKGQNLGQIQNIWNEGE, encoded by the coding sequence TTGAAATTGCAAGGTTTTGTTTTGTTGATTTCAGGTCCTAGTGGTGCTGGAAAATCAACTCTTTTAAAAAAACTTTTTGATGAATTTGAAGATGAGCTTTATTTTTCTATTTCTTCAACAACTCGCAAACCAAGAGAGGGTGAAAAAAATGGAATACATTATCATTTTATATCCCATGAAGAATTTCAAAAAGGTATAGATAGTGATCATTTTCTAGAATGGGCTAGAGTGCATGAAAATTTTTATGGTACTTCTTTAAAGCACACTCAAAATGCTTTAGATAATGGAAAAATAGTTGTTTTTGATATTGATGTGCAAGGATTTAAAATAGCCAGAAAAAAAATGGCTGATAAGATTGTTTCTGTTTTTATTACTACAAAAAATAAAGATGAGCTAAAAAAAAGACTTATTAAGCGAAATACTGATACAATAATACAACTAGAAAAAAGATTACAAAACGCTAGTGATGAAATGAAAGAGCTTAGTGAGTATGATTATCTTATCATTAACAATGAGTTAAAGCAAAGTTATGAAGCATTGCGAGCGATTTTAATCGCCCATAAATTTAGAACCAAAGGGCAGAATCTAGGGCAAATTCAAAATATTTGGAATGAAGGAGAATAA